In the genome of Hippoglossus hippoglossus isolate fHipHip1 chromosome 9, fHipHip1.pri, whole genome shotgun sequence, the window AATATATGCCTCAGGTGCTCCTTGTGCTCTGACTGACTGATGGCCTTGACCACATGACCCAGATACCGCAGGTTGATGCCTCGCTGGTGCAGCCCCTGTTTCAGAGAAGCTCCATCCATTGGTGCCTCATAGTTTTGTAGGCAGTGCTCCACCTACGCAAgtgcacacatacatatatgttcgATAAGCTTGTTTTCGTTTTCACACAAGATGATGAGCCTCTTAAAGTGCGTTAGGAAAGGATTCACTCACAAACTCGGGTATCTGGTGTGTGATGATTAAAGCTGCTGCTTCCTTCAGTAGCCTCTCCTGCTGGTTTACTGATGCACGTTCAGAATGAGGGAAGGATACTCCTATAAACACAGGGCACAAGATGCATGTCATACATGGTTCCATTAACAGGGGAGCTAAGGGGAGCTCGGATCCCCTGAAAAGGACATGAGCTCCTGTGAAAGCCTACTTTGAGATATTTAGGGGACACTTTGTTGCAGATCACAGATTATGACATGATAATGAGACTcctaaaatatataataatagtaaaaaatatgtccgtgtgtgttttttaacatatgTCTCCACTCATTAACACAATGATGTGTCTATTCTGCAAAACAAAAGATCCGTTGTCAGCAACGTTTCGAGCACAATGGTCTCCCTCAGCAGTGGTATTTGACTTGTAAATCATTATGTTAaaaattaataaacattttaattctgaaATTTAACCCTGCAAACAAATATCCTGTAATTGACCAGACTGCCATACACTtctatgtgtgcatgtatgtaacATGTTTAGTGATTCTACCAAAAggtttgactttgtgtgtgtgtgtgtgtgtgtgtgtgtgtgtgtgtgtgtgtgtgtgtgtgtgtgtgtgtgtgtgtgtgtgtgtgtgtgtgtgtctttacctGGAGAAAAGACATTTGGGTTTAATCGAATCTCAAAGATGATGTCACTACACGAGCCCACATCTTTACAAGCAGCTCGTACTGCATTGGTGGCTCGAGAGTCACCtgcaagaataaaaacaattgtataaaaagtataaagtacTGAAGATAACTTTGGTTCAAACTGCTACAGCGCTTCTTACAAGCTGTTGCACATTCTTCAAAGCCTCCATTCTCATCCAACGTCTCCCGGACACGCTGAGTGAACTGGCAATgtctaaaagaagaaaacaaacaaacattagcTTGGTGAAAACACTTACAAATCTGAGATGAaaagacttttatttcatgaacGACTCACTTGTGCTGGACGAAAGCCTGCACCAGCTCTGGCCTCAGTCTGCAGAGGCTGTGAGGAAAGCTCTTTGGAAACCCGGAGTCTGTGTGATAATTCTCAGGCCAACTTTCTTTAACGTCacttttcttctcctcatcccCTTCTTTGcattctttcctctcctcttctctagTGACAATCTGACTCTCTGTCTCCGCCCCTGGGCAGAAGTTGGCGTCGGCCGGGAAGCACCTGAACACGTCGAGTATGTAGAACCTCCCGTCAGCTCCCAACAGTCCCTGGGAATCCGCTGGTGTGAACAGTGGTACCTTGTAACCGCTGGGCGCCACAACAACATGTCTCTGGAGAGCAAGACACTTGGCAGCATGAGCCAGGAGCACGAGCAGCCGCCTGCGATGAGGGGACTCTTGGGGTCCGGCATTGACCCCGTACAGTAAGCCTCTGAGgaccagaagaagaaagatgtTAGgaggaaaagcaacaaaaatcTAAGCAGAGATTGTTGTTGATTAAAACCACAGGGTGTTACCTTGATGCTTGAGAAGTTTCCTGGTCCTgttcctggtcctggtccttTTCCTGTTCCTGGTCCGTTCCTTCCAAACCAGGAGCCAGACCCTGGGCAGACATACGTACTCCTCTGTAGTCTACAATGGCTGTAGGTAGTGTGTGCAGCCCCTCCAGCCCCTCCAGGCCACTGTAAGCTTGTACGCCTTTGAGCTCCAGCCTTTGAGCTGCCCTGCAAGTAGAAGATGAGGACATTTAAATAATCTGCATAATTCTgaaggtgaaaacaaaaacttttgAAAATTCTCCAATGAGACATGGAATGggcatattttttatttgttatatataaGATAACATAATCTATAATTAGTCtctaaaaaataagaaacagcaGTTAAACcaaatgaataagtaaaaatgtaatattaactttaggaaatataaaaacagggaCCATATGAACacaatagaatataaaaaatagaaacaatataTGCAATGTAAACAGACTATATACAGTACTAAAAGTCTTTATATCAATAATATCTTGTCATTTTTTCGGGTTTGCTCTTACCTGCGACCCCTCTCCCCACCAAACACTGCACTTGCTGCCCCCTGGCTCATGAACAGACCCCCCCACAGGAAAGCTGGGTCCTCTGGGTTTCCATTCGCAGGCTCCACGAAGCCGTCTACAATGGTCTCCGCCCCCTGCATGACGACCTTCACAAATGCACTGTTCACCTGAGAGAAAACAGGTAGGACGAAGAGAAAGTGAGTGGACAGGCAAGAGAAAACCGATGGTAAGAGCCCTGAAGTGTGCCGCTGCTGTTCACCTGGAGcacagctctgtctctctgcagccgCTCCTCCAGGCTGCCTTGAGGGAGATCTCTGGCTGCCTGCAACTCCTCATTCCAGTCTGGACTCTACAAATtaccacacaaaaacacaactatttACACTCAATATCACGGCCAACAGCAAAGTCTCAGAGAATAGCAACAAACTCTTGTCTTCTGGTGTAAATAACCCGTCTTACTGCCTGTTCATCCACTCCCAGTCGGCTGAAGGTGTTTTTGTGGGTGCGCGAGGCCCCATGAGGCCCGAGCCAGCTCAGCGTGTAGTAAGAAGTGGGCATCACTTCTGCTGGTGGTAATTGAGGCctaaaggaagagaagagggaagagaacAAGCTGCATTACCCACAATCCACTTGCCTCACAGTCATTGTTAATTCAACAGTTTACAGTATCAGAGCTTTGGCCTGGGACTTATTATAGTAAttgaaattatataaattatacacCTCATTAAACCCCACTGTTGGGATTCTAAGTCATACACATGTAATAATGTTACCTGTTTTTAATTGCAGTTAACGTTTTTTTGAAGGCAGGACTGATGTGACAGAGCAGTTCAGTGAAACAGTGATAAACTGCAGACGACTGTGCAGGACGAGGATCAAACACATCTTCTGTAGACCTGAAACAATGACAAAATGTAACAAGTTAACATTAAatgatttatattgttgttactaagatagaaaaaaaactgcagggTACAAAATAAACCTGATATTTGTTAGTTTGCTATAACAttcagaaaatagttttttttttacctgttgaGGAAAAAACCTTTCGGACAAGATGTGATGTCACACCGTTTTCCCTCCATTGTCACCACAGATATGTACAGGAAGTCtccctgcagcttcctgtgacCTGGGGGCGGGttccagcagctcagacacaaGTCCTTCAGGTAACTGGGGGCCTGATGTGACCAATAAAAAGAGAGAGTCAGCGTGTATGTTTGGATGTGGCAGTGGccaaatgtttaaataaattaaaatgtaggTAATTTGAGTACGTACCTCTGGCTGGGAGCTGGGCGGCAGCAGGGCCATGAGTGGTCTTTCTGTGGAACCAGGGAGGAGGTACTCAGGAGGAGCTGCATCCTGGTTGGTTGAATCCGTTTTTGTGTTGCTCAGAGAGCGTTTCAGGCTCTTTCCATTTGGTGAGCTGGGGTCTGCACCTGTAACCAAAAAGATTTACACAAGTTTGACCAGGGaaagatttttcatttatattttggaGGGTGGGGTGGTAACGGTACAAAACCTCAAAGGTTTTAACATAAtgcttgattttatttatttataagaaaCCACATTCTTCTTGTTTAACTGTATTAGGGAGAGAGACATCACACGCACATATGTATCCTCCACTttcttatttattaatgtgCAATTACTAAAATGGTTCAAAAGGCTGTGTATATATAGAGGGGAAGAGAAGTAGACCCACAGTCTGACAGATTGGGTTGGCAGTAACAGCTCTGGCACTGTAGACACATGTGAGccaacagcagctcagtgaagTATTCGTCACACACAGGAAGGGGTAGGTGGAGTGGAGCACGGCAATGCTGCTTTCATATTAGTTTGTTTAGTAACAATCAATCACCAAACCGATCTCGTCACAGGAAGTCCACCAATTGTCTTTATAAATATCTAGCTGGGTAAATACATGGAAAGCAAGCTGCAAATTTAAGATGGTGTTCTTAGTTCCCGGCATATTTGAGTGAGGGGAGTGATGCACAGTGATGTATTGTGGTCTCGTTTGAAATAACACAGCAATACAACAATATAATTAAGGGTGGACTGGGAGCTTGGGTGGTTGTAGTATATATCTGGTCCTATAGAGCCTGCAGCTTGTGatggtttatgttttttaaacaacatttatttcCATGCCCCTGCACACTGATAGATTACTCCCCTGTATTAGGTGCTACTTTGCGGCTTCCTGTACGGGCTCAGTATGTGTGTACCTGtagtctgatgtgtgagtgtctcCAGCAGGCTCGGTGAGCGTCCCTCCCTCAGTGCATCCTGAGGCCCAGATGCTCTCAGCAGCTCCACGACTCGAGCCAGATGGAGCCTGGCCGAGCTGGCAGTGTAGGGCTCTAGAAAAAAGTACTCAGGTTAAAAGAAAGATTCAGAATGCCCATCTTTATTGAACTGAGAGTAAGATGGCCCAATGAACaggaaatcccccccccccccaaaaaaataatctATGTTGCACAGTCCCTTAACACAAATCTGACAGGGTACGTACTGCACGCACCAAAAATGTGCAGACtagtttgtttaaaaatgttgcaCAGCTAGAAGGTGAGAAACAGACTAATTAGTTGGCACACAGATGTAACCTCTTCAACTGTAAGTTACACCCTTATTTTGACGACTCAGAAAAGGCAAATCATCTTTTGACATTGACCTGAGAGAGATTTACGATTGTGTGAAAGTTGGGAAGGGTTATTCTTACAGATATCCTATTCCTTGAAGTAAAATCATGCCACAGTGCAAATAAAGTTtgcaattataaaaaaaattagaaCATAGacaatttatctttattttacaataaaagaGAGGCCTCTCTCAAAAAAAAGTTGCAACCTTCCACAAGGCGAATGATGGCTCCGGGTTTCAGGCCCTTGAGGCTTTGCAGCTCTGCGAGGGGATCCAGAGTTACGCTGGCGAATGCCAGTGACAGGTTGGAGCGTGGACACACCTCATTCCTCGAAAGCAGGCCCATAAGTGCATCCTGGACGAGCCAAAATCCATGGACCTACAACGATGCATATAGTTTAACAAACCAAGGAACACTCCTTACTGTAAGAGGATAGTTCCTGCTTTACATAGAACGATATGAAGACTTAGCATTTCAGGGTGTACATCAAACTTTTACAGTGACAGTAAACACAGTATTACATATACTGTTAAAAAGTATacttcaagaaaaaaaatctgtaagaTCATCCTGGAAAACAGATGAATGTCAACTGTGCCCTGCAGGGTTCTACACCTTGAAAAATGTTGGCTACAACACAAAATTCAAGATGGTTGTTATAATTATGCAGTCTTAGCTATCTCTATTAGGTTCACttatcatttatttgtcatttatctGGCATGTAAATAGTACAGGGAACAATGTCTGAGAGGAAATCTAATCAATCATGTTTGTACCTGCAGCTCAAATGACTCGACTCCTGCCCCCTGGATCTTCACAGTGAATGATGTGTCATCAACTTGTTTTATACCAACAGCATTCTTTTCATGGATTACATCTGTTTGAAGAGGAAATAAGAGAAAGAGAATAAACTGAGGATAATAACAGACCCCCTCCAACGGACAAGCAAATCATTTAGGTGGTTTTCCTGCCTTTGACTCACTTCCTGCCAGGAGTTAAACCGTGACACTTAACTAAAATGATGAGCATAATAATAGACTAAAGCTTTGTAGAAAATGCATTGAATGAATTATGATCATGACCTTTcaaaaattgtgtgtgtgtgtgtgagagagggagagtgagagagaggacaaagagagagagagagccccaGGGTGAGAGAGAATTTATGCAAGAAGTGTCATAGAAAGGGAAAGTGgggtgtgtctctctctctctttttcttacacacacacacacacacattggcgtaaacagagagggagagcaggaccCAGCGTGTTCCTCAACCAGAAGTGTGACTAAACCTGTTGAATTTACCGACTGGCCCTCATGTCATCTTAGGGTGAAGGGACAACCACACCCAGTGCTGGCATGTTTAGACAGCAGAATGCTACAACAAATGAACTAACAAACCTACAACTGGGCAGGAGAGCGTGCTCGCTTGCAAGGCCGCATGCACatactgaatatatatatatataaatatccaaCACCTTCGACGTGTTCACAGCAAAGcagaacatttatttgactgtaGAGACTGTAGTCCATTGTACAGTAAATCCCCCCTGTTCTTGCTGTCAATCTGGGACCACTTTACCACTGGAAAACACCCAAAAACAAATCGCTTCTTTgtttgtgattggctgagcgAAGGCCCCTCCTCACTGTGAGCTTGGAGCCATCAGCCTCTCTCTTTATTGGAGCTATGCTGCCTTACTTGCACAGAAAACGAAGTTGTTTTTAGGCCTGGCAATTCCATGTTGGCACTGATTTCTAAGGTTGGCTTACGCTACTCAACCACACAGAATTCCTTTCCTGTGTGTCACGACTTTCGGTGCTTTTCCGAGGAGTACCTCAGGGTGACATGAACTGTCAATCACAGTGCTGTGCCCAAAGATTTATAACACATTGATAAGGGGATACACATTTCACCTTGCATTATTCTGCCTCGAGGAAGGGGGTGTGGCAAAGgttgaaaaagacaaagttaAGAGTTTGAAAAGCTAATGCAGTTATAAGGCTGGCAATGTGGTTATAACTTAAACTTGAAACTAAGACATTGAGTCTGTCTGAGCAAATATTTTGTCCTTAAAAGTTAAGAAGTGCAGAGCAGGTTCTCCAACACGAATGTGTCGGAAGCAGTGACTAATAGCACAGGCCCTGTTcggagcagcagagcagtgcTAAATATCCCATCCTCCTCACATTCTCCAGCGAGGGAGGCACCACatgaaaaaagaaggaagaggaaagtgcaggcagagagagagacaaacacttCACAGGGGTTTCCTCACCAGTTTTGGCCggatttcttcctcctcctctccttatTTTGTCCTTCATGGCTGCGAGGTTGAACTTTTCCTCGAGTCTTCTtgtgttcttttcttctccGCTCTCTCGAAGTTGCGCTGCCTCTGTGTCTTGTGTCAAACCGCTGGAGGAATGCAcggcagagggacagagagcgagtggaaaTGTGCAGCTGGACTGTTCTGtgagtccagcagcagagcGAAAGTGTGACACGCTGCCTGTTCAGGGTTTGCGACTCCTGCCCCTTTTCTCCAAGGCAAACTCAGCTTATCTGATCTCCCTGTGCAAAGCCACACCCTCGGTTTGCTCCACACAGTCTCATTACCCTCTGACTGTCTCTCACACTTTGTTGGACTGGGTGTGTCTAAGCTTTGTAGCTCTACTCACTCTTCCTTCCCCTGACATGtttcactcctccctccctccctccctccccaaaCCCTGCAGGAGAGGTGGTTTGATCGGAGTATGACAACCACTCTGCTTCTGACATTGAGAATTTGATGTTACAAATGTCAGGGTTCATCTGTGTTCATGTTTAATATAAACAACAGTGatatgtattttactttttaaactacAAGTCCAAGGTCAAGGGGCCTTGATGGGTGCATCATGGCAGCAGATTTGGATATGCACACAAGGGACATCTCCCTATACAATGTCACAGTGCTGCTGAATTGTCccaaacaatattttatttgtattcttcatACTGCATGAGGCATTGTTGACCAGCAGCTGGGGATGATTTTTAATGATTAACTTAATTAATATAGTATATTACCTAAATATTGTCTGCAACTCATTTGTTTGTTCATGTCAGGCatcattttattctgaaaatccTGTCAGCAGCACCCAAACAGTCAGACAGGTGAGCAACAGGCATGCGGGTGAACTCTCATGTCCTGGTGAAAGATAATGTCATAATTTAACGAGCTACATGAAAAATATTACTAGAATGTGTTGATGGTTTAAAGAAGAACTTAATGATTAATGATGTTGCTGAATCATGAAAAGTTGTGTTaatttaacaaacacattcaagtCATTTAAAATTGTATGCAGAGCCAGGGTCTctatatgtgtgttttcatgtgtgcacatgactgagaagagagagacagagaagtgtGCCTATTTTTGTGGCCATCTGACAAAAAGTGTCTCTACCCAagataaaaccaaacttacatcTCTTGGCTGCATCCCTCATGTTACTATCATGATAGTGAAGTCAGATTGAGGTGGAAATACAACCATGAGACAAcagggtgtgtctgtgtcttatgAGGTGGTTGTGGTCTGATTGTTGAGGCCTACACCCGCCACggtcacatttttcacatgCCAGGTAATATTGCAGTTCAAACGAAACACTAAGATTACTGGGTTAGGCAGAGGAGTTGAACACCACAGGGCCTTTAGTAAAGACTGGcatttttaaagcatcacaTATCACCTGCAAGATGTCAAGGTCTGGTCTAACTCGACTCTCAGGTGCTAAATAGATCGGCTCATAAACAGTCACCTCCTCAGATCTGTAGGACTGTACGCTACAGGATTGAATGGATGTGTGTCGAAGCTTTATCAATTAGACAAGCTTATTTTCAGTTGAATCAAGATACAATATAACAAATAATGAGCAGGTGCAGATGCACTGtcagtgctcgggccctaaaaaatttaataataataaaggtaAAACTAAAAAggcttatttgttttttaatcatattcTTGTATAATGTGGAGTACATCCagtgcattatttatttttcttgagtTTTAGGACTTTGATGAGAgattagaaaaatgtattatgaaacacattaaatctAGGTTTTGTTTGGATTTGTAAACATTTCCCAATGATCAGAATGATGTCAAGACCATAAATAATAATCTCCTCTCTCCGTTTTAAGTGGGACAATTTTGTGGGGAATCCATTCATGAACATCCAGCCATAAAGTGATTCAGAATACatgcaatggaaaaaaaattgatCAGTAGTTTCAGTTTCATCACAAAAAATGCAATTATCAGTATCAATTTCAAATCTCTGTCGTAAACAAAAGACAGTGGATGGATACGTACATCCCATTTAATATTTGAGGTGGTATGGGGAATTTTTATTATCTGGTTTGCAACTTGTGtatagtttttatttggatGGTGTCGTAAATGAATTTCTGTGAGATAACTTTGCACAAAATAATGTTAAACATATTTAGATTTGGGAATTTGATCTCAATAAAATCCAAACCTCCCTTTAAAAGTTAAGGGATACAACTTTGAGACTTTGAAATTTGTTCAAACTCTTTTAATGTAACATAAAACAGAGTTGGGAATAAGTTTAGTCATGGACGTATAATGTTCATCAATTGCAATTAATTGCATTATATTTAACGGAGATTAGTCAAGCTACCTCAGAGGAAATTAAGCACTTTGTGAACCtgttttttgaaaagtgctgtataaataaagtttattattataaacacacagtgattctaaattataattatttatatcaataattattaaTGATTGCTCTGCACCATATTAGTGAAATATAAACCCTAAGCcactttcaaaaaaacaaatgacaaaacgTCAGTATTTGGGGGCGTCGTCCTGGTGACGGAGCGGTGCTTCATGATGCCTTCCATGTTCCTCGTAAATGTTATACTTATTCATGAAGTTCCGTTATTTTTGCCCTGTGTTTGACGGAGACTCTTTGTTTTCTCCGCTTCAGAGTCAGTTCGTACTACGTTTGAATTCTCAACCGAAGAATACTAAGTATAATATTAATTTATAATGAATATTGTTTCTATCGCTAATTAACGCCTCCTTCGAGTGTTCCACCTTCTCGTCGTCGCACGCTAAAACCTCGTACTTTGCAGAAAACCTCATCTCCACTGATGTgattttaaacc includes:
- the si:ch211-166a6.5 gene encoding clustered mitochondria protein homolog isoform X3 — translated: MKDKIRRGGGRNPAKTDVIHEKNAVGIKQVDDTSFTVKIQGAGVESFELQVHGFWLVQDALMGLLSRNEVCPRSNLSLAFASVTLDPLAELQSLKGLKPGAIIRLVEEPYTASSARLHLARVVELLRASGPQDALREGRSPSLLETLTHQTTGADPSSPNGKSLKRSLSNTKTDSTNQDAAPPEYLLPGSTERPLMALLPPSSQPEAPSYLKDLCLSCWNPPPGHRKLQGDFLYISVVTMEGKRCDITSCPKGFFLNRSTEDVFDPRPAQSSAVYHCFTELLCHISPAFKKTLTAIKNRPQLPPAEVMPTSYYTLSWLGPHGASRTHKNTFSRLGVDEQASPDWNEELQAARDLPQGSLEERLQRDRAVLQVNSAFVKVVMQGAETIVDGFVEPANGNPEDPAFLWGGLFMSQGAASAVFGGERGRRAAQRLELKGVQAYSGLEGLEGLHTLPTAIVDYRGVRMSAQGLAPGLEGTDQEQEKDQDQEQDQETSQASRGLLYGVNAGPQESPHRRRLLVLLAHAAKCLALQRHVVVAPSGYKVPLFTPADSQGLLGADGRFYILDVFRCFPADANFCPGAETESQIVTREEERKECKEGDEEKKSDVKESWPENYHTDSGFPKSFPHSLCRLRPELVQAFVQHKHCQFTQRVRETLDENGGFEECATACDSRATNAVRAACKDVGSCSDIIFEIRLNPNVFSPGVSFPHSERASVNQQERLLKEAAALIITHQIPEFVEHCLQNYEAPMDGASLKQGLHQRGINLRYLGHVVKAISQSEHKEHLRHILRLVVGEVFIRSTRRVFNSFLQGVDVPSLCAAVSHFLCCLLVPHFAPAHVGEETKKKSRRRARGAGASESTPWSTLTGPELWNLVCQDAAETYNISDSLGSGPNHLVEQYGLQKLSLLREFCLKTGVQLRLRDYYLDNMNKAPIGPDDIVNIFPVVKHVDMMTVDASKAFHAAKNFIQKGLLDQAHERLKEASYLFGRVCDDLHPEACHCHSLLARVAFLQGKAAEARSVQLKAVVISERVLGFDHPNTIQQYTLLGVYMYAGGETALAQKCLLRARLLLLTVHGEDHPYTATLDSCLGLVLTGDQTGQFLKNALRLNTSFFGTTDLQTALSQHLLAQWMCSKGDYRSAMTHEKEALTAFTSLFGEDHPQTSCSKEFLCTITKQAVQVERSLRQAGADSTEQTVECLTPSTETSLEQMVLVTGIRKITQSNRFQEYKQRHLERKAAALKELGLGLPGELFASATLKAGEKSPDKETGCGKEAEDGGSPAVENNSECQHEQSVDEVSVVGAAAVSVNGHVVEPAEQNKHATEVKMVNGESEVRAAGEETEGSVEKEVTSSTANGEIEPEATCEEMKSDEKGGESNGVRDTKATPLVLKNKGTWADVVSKSSIIVNGTGHKDTVVNGVADKVTANGVAEE
- the si:ch211-166a6.5 gene encoding clustered mitochondria protein homolog isoform X1, which produces MKDKIRRGGGRNPAKTDVIHEKNAVGIKQVDDTSFTVKIQGAGVESFELQVHGFWLVQDALMGLLSRNEVCPRSNLSLAFASVTLDPLAELQSLKGLKPGAIIRLVEEPYTASSARLHLARVVELLRASGPQDALREGRSPSLLETLTHQTTGADPSSPNGKSLKRSLSNTKTDSTNQDAAPPEYLLPGSTERPLMALLPPSSQPEAPSYLKDLCLSCWNPPPGHRKLQGDFLYISVVTMEGKRCDITSCPKGFFLNRSTEDVFDPRPAQSSAVYHCFTELLCHISPAFKKTLTAIKNRPQLPPAEVMPTSYYTLSWLGPHGASRTHKNTFSRLGVDEQASPDWNEELQAARDLPQGSLEERLQRDRAVLQVNSAFVKVVMQGAETIVDGFVEPANGNPEDPAFLWGGLFMSQGAASAVFGGERGRRAAQRLELKGVQAYSGLEGLEGLHTLPTAIVDYRGVRMSAQGLAPGLEGTDQEQEKDQDQEQDQETSQASRGLLYGVNAGPQESPHRRRLLVLLAHAAKCLALQRHVVVAPSGYKVPLFTPADSQGLLGADGRFYILDVFRCFPADANFCPGAETESQIVTREEERKECKEGDEEKKSDVKESWPENYHTDSGFPKSFPHSLCRLRPELVQAFVQHKHCQFTQRVRETLDENGGFEECATACDSRATNAVRAACKDVGSCSDIIFEIRLNPNVFSPGVSFPHSERASVNQQERLLKEAAALIITHQIPEFVEHCLQNYEAPMDGASLKQGLHQRGINLRYLGHVVKAISQSEHKEHLRHILRLVVGEVFIRSTRRVFNSFLQGVDVPSLCAAVSHFLCCLLVPHFAPAHVGEETKKKSRRRARGAGASESTPWSTLTGPELWNLVCQDAAETYNISDSLGSGPNHLVEQYGLQKLSLLREFCLKTGVQLRLRDYYLDNMNKAPIGPDDIVNIFPVVKHVDMMTVDASKAFHAAKNFIQKGLLDQAHERLKEASYLFGRVCDDLHPEACHCHSLLARVAFLQGKAAEARSVQLKAVVISERVLGFDHPNTIQQYTLLGVYMYAGGETALAQKCLLRARLLLLTVHGEDHPYTATLDSCLGLVLTGDQTGQFLKNALRLNTSFFGTTDLQTALSQHLLAQWMCSKGDYRSAMTHEKEALTAFTSLFGEDHPQTSCSKEFLCTITKQAVQVERSLRQAGADSTEQTVECLTPSTETSLEQMVLVTGIRKITQSNRFQEYKQRHLERKAAALKELGLGLPGELFASATLKAGEKSPDKETGCGKEAEDGGSPAVENNSECQHEQSVDEVSVVGAAAVSVNGHVVEPAEQNKHEEKTENREEGDRATEVKMVNGESEVRAAGEETEGSVEKEVTSSTANGEIEPEATCEEMKSDEKGGESNGVRDTKATPLVLKNKGTWADVVSKSSIIVNGTGHKDTVVNGVADKVTANGVAEE
- the si:ch211-166a6.5 gene encoding clustered mitochondria protein homolog isoform X2, which produces MKDKIRRGGGRNPAKTDVIHEKNAVGIKQVDDTSFTVKIQGAGVESFELQVHGFWLVQDALMGLLSRNEVCPRSNLSLAFASVTLDPLAELQSLKGLKPGAIIRLVEEPYTASSARLHLARVVELLRASGPQDALREGRSPSLLETLTHQTTGADPSSPNGKSLKRSLSNTKTDSTNQDAAPPEYLLPGSTERPLMALLPPSSQPEAPSYLKDLCLSCWNPPPGHRKLQGDFLYISVVTMEGKRCDITSCPKGFFLNRSTEDVFDPRPAQSSAVYHCFTELLCHISPAFKKTLTAIKNRPQLPPAEVMPTSYYTLSWLGPHGASRTHKNTFSRLGVDEQASPDWNEELQAARDLPQGSLEERLQRDRAVLQVNSAFVKVVMQGAETIVDGFVEPANGNPEDPAFLWGGLFMSQGAASAVFGGERGRRAAQRLELKGVQAYSGLEGLEGLHTLPTAIVDYRGVRMSAQGLAPGLEGTDQEQEKDQDQEQDQETSQASRGLLYGVNAGPQESPHRRRLLVLLAHAAKCLALQRHVVVAPSGYKVPLFTPADSQGLLGADGRFYILDVFRCFPADANFCPGAETESQIVTREEERKECKEGDEEKKSDVKESWPENYHTDSGFPKSFPHSLCRLRPELVQAFVQHKHCQFTQRVRETLDENGGFEECATACDSRATNAVRAACKDVGSCSDIIFEIRLNPNVFSPGVSFPHSERASVNQQERLLKEAAALIITHQIPEFVEHCLQNYEAPMDGASLKQGLHQRGINLRYLGHVVKAISQSEHKEHLRHILRLVVGEVFIRSTRRVFNSFLQGVDVPSLCAAVSHFLCCLLVPHFAPAHVGEETKKKSRRRARGAGASESTPWSTLTGPELWNLVCQDAAETYNISDSLGSGPNHLVEQYGLQKLSLLREFCLKTGVQLRLRDYYLDNMNKAPIGPDDIVNIFPVVKHVDMMTVDASKAFHAAKNFIQKGLLDQAHERLKEASYLFGRVCDDLHPEACHCHSLLARVAFLQGKAAEARSVQLKAVVISERVLGFDHPNTIQQYTLLGVYMYAGGETALAQKCLLRARLLLLTVHGEDHPYTATLDSCLGLVLTGDQTGQFLKNALRLNTSFFGTTDLQTALSQHLLAQWMCSKGDYRSAMTHEKEALTAFTSLFGEDHPQTSCSKEFLCTITKQAVQVERSLRQAGADSTEQTVECLTPSTETSLEQMVLVTGIRKITQSRFQEYKQRHLERKAAALKELGLGLPGELFASATLKAGEKSPDKETGCGKEAEDGGSPAVENNSECQHEQSVDEVSVVGAAAVSVNGHVVEPAEQNKHEEKTENREEGDRATEVKMVNGESEVRAAGEETEGSVEKEVTSSTANGEIEPEATCEEMKSDEKGGESNGVRDTKATPLVLKNKGTWADVVSKSSIIVNGTGHKDTVVNGVADKVTANGVAEE